From a region of the Dehalococcoidia bacterium genome:
- the coaD gene encoding pantetheine-phosphate adenylyltransferase — MIVAIYPGRFDPVTNGHRGIARRAARLFDRVIVAPVELHESNSLFPTNVRCDMFREAIADCPNIEVQSYSGLTVDFAKAQGATVIVRSMRAVTDFEAEFDMALMNQKMAPGIESIYLMASLEHLFISGTRIREVSALGYDVSDLVPPHVWKALQAKFHKT; from the coding sequence GTGATTGTCGCGATCTATCCGGGCCGCTTCGACCCCGTCACCAACGGCCACCGCGGCATCGCCCGCCGCGCGGCGCGCCTCTTCGATCGCGTGATCGTCGCCCCCGTCGAACTGCACGAGAGCAACTCGCTCTTCCCAACAAACGTGCGCTGCGACATGTTTCGCGAAGCCATCGCCGACTGCCCGAACATCGAAGTGCAGTCGTACTCGGGCCTCACCGTCGACTTCGCGAAAGCGCAGGGCGCGACCGTCATCGTCCGCTCCATGCGCGCCGTCACCGACTTCGAGGCCGAGTTCGACATGGCGCTCATGAACCAGAAGATGGCGCCGGGTATCGAATCGATCTATCTGATGGCCAGTTTGGAGCACCTCTTCATCAGCGGTACGCGCATTCGCGAGGTATCCGCGCTGGGGTATGATGTGTCCGACTTGGTACCGCCGCACGTCTGGAAGGCGTTGCAGGCCAAGTTCCACAAGACTTGA
- a CDS encoding oxidoreductase — protein sequence MSTKWTAAQIPDQSGRTAVVTGANSGLGLVTARELAKAGARVILACRNVEKGAVAVREIAVAARGASVTCAALDLGSLASVREFGARFGAEHGSLDLLINNAGVMGAPRRLTEDGFEMQFGTNHLGHFALTGLLLGHMTRDGARVVTVSSGAHRMGRMAFDDLQGEKKYGRWSAYGQSKLANLLFAFELDRRLRAVSSLVRSVAAHPGYAATNLQSAAVPAHERFLMSITNVVLAQSAEKGALPTLYAATVPDVEGGEYYGPDGFFEQRGYPEKVDSTPASKDEAAARRLWEMSEELTGVRFALSPVAAG from the coding sequence ATGAGCACAAAGTGGACAGCGGCACAGATCCCCGATCAGAGCGGGCGCACGGCGGTGGTGACAGGCGCCAACAGCGGCCTCGGGCTGGTGACGGCGCGCGAGCTGGCGAAGGCGGGCGCGCGGGTGATCTTGGCCTGCCGCAACGTCGAGAAGGGGGCGGTGGCCGTGCGAGAGATCGCGGTTGCGGCGCGGGGGGCTTCGGTGACGTGCGCCGCGCTTGATCTCGGCAGCCTGGCGTCGGTGCGTGAGTTCGGGGCGCGCTTCGGAGCGGAGCACGGGTCGCTGGACCTGCTGATCAACAACGCCGGCGTGATGGGGGCGCCGCGGCGGCTCACCGAAGACGGCTTCGAGATGCAGTTCGGCACGAACCATCTGGGGCACTTCGCGCTGACGGGCCTGCTGCTCGGGCACATGACGCGGGACGGCGCACGCGTGGTGACGGTGAGCAGCGGGGCGCATCGCATGGGGCGCATGGCCTTCGATGATCTGCAGGGCGAGAAGAAGTACGGGCGCTGGAGCGCGTACGGGCAGTCGAAGCTCGCGAACTTGCTGTTCGCGTTTGAGTTGGACCGGCGTCTTCGCGCCGTGTCGTCTCTCGTGCGCAGCGTCGCGGCGCACCCGGGCTATGCCGCGACGAACCTGCAGTCGGCCGCAGTGCCGGCACACGAGCGCTTCTTGATGTCGATCACGAACGTGGTCCTCGCGCAGAGCGCCGAGAAGGGCGCGTTGCCGACGCTGTACGCGGCGACGGTTCCCGACGTCGAGGGCGGCGAGTACTACGGACCGGACGGCTTCTTCGAGCAGCGCGGCTACCCGGAGAAGGTCGATTCGACGCCGGCATCGAAGGACGAAGCAGCGGCGAGGCGGCTCTGGGAGATGTCTGAGGAGCTTACCGGCGTGCGCTTCGCGCTGTCGCCGGTCGCTGCGGGCTGA
- a CDS encoding SDR family oxidoreductase: protein MSNVLITGCSSGFGLLAALEFARRGDHVFATMRDTSKAGDLQAAAAKESLDVQVLRLDLLDQSSIDAAIAEAQKAAPIDVLVNNAGFEVRSSVEDASEDEVRRQFETNVIGTLRVIKSVLPDMRKRGAGTIINLSSVAGIVGVPYAGYYSASKHALEAITETMHYEVRPFGVRVALIEPGAFETSFGGNIVRAKRFNETSPYWGTSERFHVARGKLSNPEVVNDPQDVAKTIVEAAYTDTPRLRWLVGGDAQLIGAVRKQTDFEGFEAAMRQTLDWWD, encoded by the coding sequence ATGTCGAACGTACTGATTACCGGGTGCAGCAGCGGCTTCGGGCTGTTGGCGGCGTTGGAGTTCGCGCGTCGCGGCGACCACGTCTTCGCGACGATGCGTGACACGTCGAAAGCAGGCGACCTGCAGGCGGCGGCGGCGAAGGAGAGTCTGGACGTGCAGGTGCTGCGGCTCGACCTGCTCGACCAGTCGTCGATCGATGCGGCGATCGCCGAAGCGCAGAAGGCGGCGCCGATCGACGTGCTGGTGAACAACGCCGGCTTCGAAGTGCGGTCGTCGGTCGAGGATGCGAGCGAAGACGAAGTGCGCCGCCAGTTCGAGACGAACGTCATCGGCACGCTGCGTGTGATCAAGTCGGTGCTGCCGGACATGCGGAAGCGCGGCGCCGGCACGATCATCAACCTGTCGTCGGTCGCCGGGATCGTAGGCGTGCCGTATGCGGGCTACTACTCCGCGTCGAAGCACGCGCTGGAGGCGATCACGGAGACGATGCACTACGAGGTGCGGCCGTTCGGCGTGCGCGTGGCGCTGATCGAGCCGGGCGCGTTCGAGACTTCGTTCGGCGGCAACATCGTACGGGCGAAGCGCTTCAACGAGACATCGCCGTACTGGGGGACGTCGGAACGTTTTCACGTCGCTCGCGGGAAGCTTTCGAACCCGGAAGTGGTCAACGACCCGCAGGACGTCGCGAAGACAATCGTCGAAGCGGCGTACACAGACACGCCGCGATTGCGATGGCTGGTCGGCGGCGACGCGCAGCTGATCGGCGCGGTGCGGAAGCAGACGGACTTCGAGGGTTTCGAGGCGGCGATGCGGCAGACGCTGGACTGGTGGGACTAA
- a CDS encoding TetR/AcrR family transcriptional regulator, translating into MRTQTAAAPTTGDADKRDAILDAALALFAERTFDGTPVPLIAERAGVGAGTIYRYFDDKAALVNGLYQYWKMAMAARLTPASPMGDARAEFHHWWDGLWRFASEHPDAFAFLETQHHQAYLDARSHAMGEAIVSAAAAYVRRAQAAGAVRRARPEMLIALVFGAFTGLVKAAGEDGLTYRKKDVATSEECAWAMLRA; encoded by the coding sequence GTGAGAACGCAGACCGCTGCCGCCCCCACCACCGGGGACGCCGACAAACGCGACGCCATCCTGGATGCGGCGCTGGCGTTGTTCGCCGAGCGCACGTTCGATGGGACGCCCGTGCCGCTGATCGCCGAACGGGCGGGCGTCGGCGCGGGCACGATCTATCGGTATTTCGATGACAAGGCTGCGCTCGTGAACGGCCTGTACCAGTACTGGAAGATGGCGATGGCGGCACGGCTGACGCCGGCATCGCCGATGGGCGATGCGCGCGCGGAGTTTCATCACTGGTGGGACGGATTGTGGCGTTTCGCGTCGGAGCATCCGGACGCCTTCGCGTTTCTCGAGACGCAGCACCACCAGGCATATCTCGACGCGCGCAGTCATGCGATGGGCGAGGCGATCGTCAGCGCCGCGGCGGCGTACGTGCGACGGGCGCAAGCGGCGGGTGCCGTGCGGCGCGCCAGGCCGGAGATGTTGATCGCGCTGGTGTTTGGCGCCTTCACCGGGCTCGTGAAGGCCGCCGGCGAAGACGGACTGACGTACAGGAAGAAGGATGTCGCGACGTCTGAGGAATGTGCGTGGGCGATGTTGCGGGCGTAA
- a CDS encoding Fic family protein: protein MADLAKIDALSTVIHGIPLPPAVQAHIDSLNILRAVRGTTGIEGTEVSEAEVQEIIRAPQRQVLSDARHRAELEVRNAEHVMRFVPWAVKQEPHYPVTEHLICEIHRLTTEGIDYPNNQPGMYRSHSVTVGTYVPPREYHDVRRLMAEFVDWFNGGPPRGWHPAVRAVAAHFYLISIHPFGDGNGRTARGLESYLLYQGGINARGFYSLANYYYQRRPEYVAMLDHVRFDTNGDITPFIQFALDGLVTEQEAVHREILAEVTIMAFRDFARAQLTQDGKLGTKAGQRMFHFLLGLPGDAVSIRELRMGGHPLSQLYHGVGAKTLSRDLNYLSEKELIKIDAGQIRANVQIMQEFM from the coding sequence GTGGCCGATCTGGCCAAGATCGACGCGCTCTCGACGGTCATCCACGGCATCCCGCTTCCCCCAGCTGTCCAGGCGCACATAGACAGCCTGAACATCCTCCGAGCCGTACGGGGCACGACGGGGATCGAAGGCACCGAGGTTAGCGAAGCCGAGGTTCAGGAGATCATCCGTGCTCCACAAAGACAGGTGCTTTCTGACGCACGGCACAGGGCGGAACTCGAGGTTCGCAATGCCGAGCATGTGATGCGGTTTGTTCCTTGGGCAGTGAAGCAAGAGCCTCATTATCCGGTGACCGAGCACCTGATTTGCGAGATCCATAGGCTGACTACAGAAGGTATTGATTACCCGAACAATCAGCCGGGTATGTATCGCAGTCACAGCGTCACCGTAGGTACGTATGTCCCTCCTCGCGAATATCACGACGTGCGTCGGCTCATGGCGGAGTTCGTCGATTGGTTCAATGGAGGCCCTCCGCGAGGATGGCATCCTGCGGTCCGCGCCGTCGCGGCACACTTCTATCTCATCAGCATCCATCCCTTCGGTGATGGAAACGGGAGGACTGCTCGCGGCTTAGAGAGCTACCTGCTTTATCAAGGCGGGATCAACGCCCGGGGCTTCTATTCACTTGCAAACTACTACTACCAGCGTCGACCAGAATATGTCGCCATGCTCGACCATGTTAGGTTTGACACCAACGGCGACATCACTCCGTTTATCCAGTTCGCGCTCGACGGATTGGTCACCGAACAGGAAGCGGTTCACCGTGAAATCCTCGCCGAGGTAACGATCATGGCGTTTCGAGATTTCGCCAGAGCGCAATTAACTCAGGACGGGAAGCTCGGCACAAAGGCGGGACAAAGAATGTTTCACTTCCTGCTTGGACTTCCCGGGGATGCTGTATCTATCCGCGAATTGCGGATGGGCGGTCATCCCCTGTCTCAGCTGTATCACGGAGTCGGCGCGAAAACGCTTAGCCGCGACCTCAACTATCTTAGTGAGAAGGAACTCATAAAGATCGATGCGGGCCAGATCCGCGCCAACGTGCAGATCATGCAGGAGTTCATGTAG
- a CDS encoding DJ-1/PfpI family protein: protein MNIAIVLFPDMEELDFAGPLEVFGMASKVMYKDWRVFTVAQEPVVKGAIGLSVNVDCTFDDAPHADVIVVPGGFGTRPGMDNEQLIGYIRRAGEAAQYVTSVCTGAFLLHRAGFLKGRRATTYWAQRQQLADLGDVEVAAERWVHDGNVITAAGVSAGIDMALYLVGVIKGADEARRLQKAIEYDPSPPYAEAPTPA from the coding sequence ATGAACATCGCCATCGTGCTCTTTCCTGATATGGAAGAACTCGACTTCGCCGGCCCGCTCGAGGTCTTCGGCATGGCCTCCAAGGTCATGTACAAGGATTGGCGCGTCTTCACCGTCGCCCAGGAGCCAGTCGTCAAAGGCGCCATCGGCCTCTCCGTCAACGTCGACTGCACCTTCGACGACGCCCCCCACGCCGATGTCATCGTCGTGCCCGGCGGCTTCGGCACCCGCCCCGGCATGGACAACGAACAGCTCATCGGCTACATCCGCCGCGCCGGCGAAGCGGCCCAGTACGTGACGTCGGTCTGCACGGGCGCCTTCCTGTTGCACCGCGCGGGCTTCCTCAAGGGCCGCCGCGCCACGACCTACTGGGCGCAACGCCAACAACTCGCCGATCTTGGCGATGTCGAAGTCGCCGCCGAGCGCTGGGTGCACGATGGAAACGTTATCACCGCCGCCGGCGTCTCCGCGGGCATCGATATGGCCCTCTACCTCGTTGGCGTTATCAAGGGCGCCGACGAGGCGCGAAGGCTGCAGAAAGCCATCGAATACGACCCCTCACCGCCCTACGCAGAGGCGCCCACGCCCGCATAG
- a CDS encoding ATP-binding protein: MRVAQRGEQHIHQLDESIEDVASQLDDLRPGEGALDATGVRRLRASLDELRAAETALVRDHRQLAAERDRSSQERARYRALFDESNEACIVTDGAGFVLEANRAAAELANRSTAELARLPIAALLGGEGRRHVPMLLERVRREGRVSDMPLRVRRDGHTRDVLACICLIGGSGRSANIAWHLRDDGSESLDHVELERRIRERTIELEEAHGARDEFLSLMSHELKTPIAVIAGNAEVLARRESVLSPDQRTEALTDIRNEASRLQRVVDNLLALARLERGQQIGREPVDIEPIIRERTEHHHAEWPEREFVIDVAAGLPLVDAARAYVSQALRNLITNAEQHSPPERPIEVRAWAEDGGVVVTVVDSGAGVTEEQIDRLFGAFHRPSDGDAPLHGAGLGLAVTRRLIEEQHGRLSVERIDGGGMAFSFWLPAHD; this comes from the coding sequence ATGCGCGTGGCGCAGCGGGGAGAACAGCATATTCACCAGCTCGATGAGAGCATCGAGGACGTCGCGAGTCAGCTCGATGACCTCCGCCCGGGCGAAGGCGCGCTCGACGCCACCGGCGTTCGCCGCCTCAGGGCGAGTCTCGATGAGTTGCGCGCCGCCGAAACGGCGCTCGTGCGGGACCACCGCCAGCTTGCTGCCGAGCGTGATCGCTCGAGCCAGGAGCGCGCCCGCTACCGCGCACTGTTCGATGAAAGCAACGAAGCCTGCATCGTCACCGACGGCGCTGGCTTCGTCCTGGAAGCGAACCGCGCCGCCGCCGAACTCGCGAATCGCAGTACGGCGGAACTCGCGCGGCTGCCGATTGCGGCGCTGCTCGGCGGCGAAGGCCGTCGTCACGTGCCGATGCTCCTCGAGCGCGTGCGGCGTGAAGGCCGCGTCAGCGACATGCCCCTTCGCGTACGCCGCGACGGTCATACCCGCGATGTCCTCGCGTGCATCTGCCTGATCGGCGGCAGCGGCCGCTCGGCCAACATCGCCTGGCACCTGCGCGATGATGGCAGCGAGTCGCTCGACCACGTCGAACTGGAGCGCCGCATCCGCGAACGCACCATCGAACTCGAGGAGGCCCACGGCGCGCGCGATGAGTTCCTCAGCCTCATGTCGCACGAACTGAAGACGCCGATCGCCGTCATCGCCGGCAACGCCGAAGTGCTCGCCCGCCGCGAATCCGTGCTGTCTCCCGATCAACGCACGGAAGCGCTCACGGACATCCGCAACGAGGCGTCGCGCCTGCAACGCGTCGTCGATAACTTGCTCGCGCTCGCCCGTCTCGAACGCGGACAGCAGATCGGACGTGAGCCGGTCGACATCGAGCCGATCATTCGCGAACGGACGGAGCATCATCACGCCGAGTGGCCGGAGCGCGAATTCGTCATCGATGTCGCCGCCGGCCTCCCCCTCGTCGATGCCGCCCGCGCCTACGTGTCGCAGGCGCTGCGCAACCTCATCACCAACGCGGAACAGCACAGCCCTCCCGAGAGGCCGATCGAGGTCCGCGCATGGGCTGAGGATGGCGGTGTAGTCGTCACGGTCGTCGACAGCGGCGCCGGCGTCACCGAGGAGCAGATCGACCGGCTGTTCGGCGCGTTTCACCGCCCGTCAGATGGCGATGCCCCGCTCCACGGCGCCGGCCTCGGCCTCGCGGTGACGCGCCGGCTGATCGAAGAACAGCACGGCCGCCTGTCCGTCGAGCGCATCGATGGCGGCGGCATGGCGTTCTCCTTCTGGCTCCCCGCACACGACTAG
- a CDS encoding CTP synthase, whose translation MPKFIFVTGGVVSSVGKGITTAALGRILKSRNVSVSIQKLDPYLNVDPGTMSPYQHGEVFVTSDGAETDLDLGHYERFIDEELTKASSVTQGQIYQSVIARERKGEFLGGTIQAIPHVTNEIKARVRHLARETEAQVLIVEVGGTVGDIEGQPFLEAIRQIRREEAAHDTLSIHVTFLPHVGSTNELKTKPTQHSVRELRGAGIQPDVILCRADHEVTADIRRKIALFCDVDERGVISLPTVESIYQVPILLQDENLGDYVIEQLRLDASARDLAPWREMVDRLQNPHGEITITVVGKYVELHDAYLSIKEALIHAGIAHQVRVNIRWVHSERLEQEPVTTLLDDVEGILVCPGFGGRGIEGKLEAARYARENKIPYLGVCLGMQMMVIEYARNVLGLIGANSTEINHQTPHPVISMLSEQLGIEDLGGTMRLGGYACKLIPGTKAAAAYGVDEVVERHRHRYEFNNAYREQLADAGLIASGTSPDGSLVEISEIVDHPFMVGSQFHPEFRSRPDRPQPLFRDFIGAAKLLRQGVDAGILEPERARAAARE comes from the coding sequence ATGCCGAAGTTCATTTTCGTGACCGGTGGAGTCGTCAGCTCCGTCGGCAAGGGCATCACCACAGCCGCCCTCGGTCGCATCCTCAAGAGCCGCAACGTCTCCGTCTCCATCCAGAAGCTCGACCCCTATCTCAACGTCGACCCCGGCACCATGTCGCCCTACCAGCACGGCGAAGTCTTCGTCACCAGCGACGGCGCCGAGACCGACCTCGACCTCGGCCACTACGAGCGCTTCATCGATGAAGAGCTGACGAAGGCAAGCTCCGTCACGCAGGGCCAGATCTACCAGTCCGTGATCGCCCGCGAGCGCAAAGGCGAATTCCTCGGCGGCACGATCCAGGCGATCCCGCACGTCACCAACGAGATCAAGGCGCGCGTCCGCCATCTCGCGCGCGAGACCGAAGCGCAGGTGCTGATCGTCGAAGTCGGCGGCACCGTCGGTGACATCGAAGGTCAGCCCTTCCTCGAAGCGATTCGCCAGATCCGCCGCGAAGAAGCCGCGCACGACACGCTGTCGATCCACGTGACGTTCCTGCCGCACGTCGGCTCGACGAACGAACTGAAGACCAAGCCGACGCAGCACAGCGTCCGCGAACTGCGCGGCGCCGGCATCCAGCCCGATGTCATCCTCTGCCGCGCCGACCACGAAGTCACCGCCGACATTCGCCGCAAGATCGCCCTGTTCTGCGACGTCGACGAGCGCGGCGTCATCTCGCTGCCGACCGTCGAGAGCATCTACCAGGTGCCGATCCTGCTGCAGGACGAAAATCTCGGCGACTACGTCATCGAGCAGCTTCGCCTCGACGCGTCGGCCCGCGACCTGGCGCCATGGCGCGAAATGGTGGACCGCCTGCAAAACCCGCACGGCGAGATAACGATCACCGTCGTCGGCAAGTACGTCGAGCTGCACGATGCGTATCTCTCGATCAAGGAAGCGCTGATCCACGCCGGCATCGCGCACCAGGTGCGCGTCAACATCCGCTGGGTGCACAGCGAACGCCTCGAACAGGAGCCCGTGACAACGCTCCTCGACGACGTCGAGGGCATCCTCGTCTGCCCCGGCTTCGGCGGCCGCGGCATTGAAGGGAAGCTCGAAGCGGCGCGATACGCGCGCGAAAACAAGATCCCCTACCTGGGCGTTTGCCTGGGCATGCAGATGATGGTGATCGAGTATGCGCGCAACGTCCTCGGCCTGATCGGCGCCAACAGCACCGAGATCAACCACCAGACGCCGCATCCCGTCATCAGCATGCTCAGCGAGCAACTCGGCATCGAAGATCTCGGCGGCACGATGCGCCTCGGCGGCTACGCCTGCAAGCTCATCCCCGGCACAAAAGCCGCCGCGGCTTACGGCGTCGACGAGGTCGTCGAGCGGCACCGCCATCGCTACGAGTTCAACAACGCCTACCGCGAGCAACTCGCCGATGCCGGCCTAATCGCCAGCGGCACGTCGCCCGACGGCAGCCTCGTCGAGATCAGCGAGATCGTCGACCATCCGTTCATGGTCGGCTCGCAGTTCCACCCGGAGTTCCGCTCGCGCCCCGACCGGCCGCAGCCGCTGTTCCGCGACTTCATCGGCGCCGCCAAGCTGCTGCGCCAGGGCGTCGATGCCGGCATCCTCGAGCCGGAACGCGCGAGAGCTGCCGCGCGAGAGTGA
- a CDS encoding DUF2269 family protein has product MTSVQILSMLHWLSLFLMTAGLGAVMIPLWRGWSDDNLDRRLVAFEDAYTGHKTALLPGTIAVGATGVFLAADAGYNFFTTGWLLALEVAYLVVLLICVPLLGHALNQIEIETLKSKKKNEPTPGLQELLEDNVPIAISLLILFLLPVMVWLAEFKPF; this is encoded by the coding sequence GTGACCAGCGTCCAGATCCTGAGCATGCTGCACTGGCTCTCGCTGTTCCTCATGACAGCGGGGCTCGGCGCTGTCATGATCCCGCTCTGGCGCGGCTGGTCCGACGACAACCTCGACCGCCGCCTCGTCGCGTTCGAAGATGCGTACACGGGCCACAAGACCGCGCTGCTCCCCGGCACGATCGCCGTCGGCGCCACAGGCGTCTTCCTCGCCGCCGATGCCGGCTACAACTTCTTCACCACCGGCTGGCTGCTCGCGCTCGAAGTCGCCTACCTCGTCGTCCTGCTGATCTGCGTGCCGCTGCTCGGCCACGCCCTCAACCAGATCGAGATCGAAACCCTCAAGTCGAAAAAGAAAAACGAACCCACCCCCGGCCTGCAAGAACTCCTCGAAGACAACGTCCCCATCGCCATCTCGCTGCTGATCCTCTTCCTGCTCCCCGTCATGGTGTGGCTAGCAGAATTCAAACCCTTCTAG
- a CDS encoding dihydrofolate reductase family protein: MRKLSVQTFVTLDGVMQAPGGPEEDPTGGFEHGGWSAPYWNDMMGRVMGESMARPSELLLGRKTYEVFAAHWPYATDEPGAAELNSAKKYVVSTTLTKAGWNNSTIISGDVPQEIAKLKEADGHELRILGSSELIQTLLRHDLIDEFGVWISPVVIGKGKRLFGDGTIPAGLKLLDSKTSTTGVVILTYGRGDALPTGSFALEESTDAEVARREKMAEER, encoded by the coding sequence ATGAGAAAACTGAGCGTGCAGACGTTTGTCACGCTTGACGGCGTCATGCAGGCGCCCGGCGGGCCCGAGGAGGACCCGACCGGCGGGTTTGAGCATGGCGGCTGGTCGGCGCCGTACTGGAACGACATGATGGGGCGCGTCATGGGCGAGTCGATGGCACGGCCGTCCGAGCTGCTGCTGGGCCGCAAGACGTACGAGGTCTTCGCCGCGCACTGGCCATACGCGACCGACGAACCGGGCGCCGCGGAACTGAACAGCGCGAAGAAGTACGTCGTCTCGACGACGCTCACCAAAGCCGGCTGGAATAACTCGACGATCATCTCCGGCGACGTGCCGCAGGAGATCGCGAAACTCAAGGAGGCGGATGGGCACGAACTTCGGATCCTCGGGAGCAGCGAGTTGATCCAGACCTTGCTCCGCCACGACCTCATCGACGAATTTGGCGTGTGGATCTCGCCGGTGGTGATCGGCAAGGGCAAGCGGCTGTTCGGGGACGGCACGATCCCTGCCGGTCTCAAGCTTCTCGACAGCAAGACCTCGACTACCGGCGTGGTGATCCTCACCTATGGCCGGGGCGACGCGCTCCCCACGGGATCGTTTGCGCTCGAGGAATCGACGGACGCGGAAGTCGCGCGGCGCGAGAAGATGGCCGAGGAGCGTTAG
- a CDS encoding antibiotic biosynthesis monooxygenase has product MSPHITHFKMRAKPGHRQDVIDHFDRWLRERRPGLGGFVRTVLCSNINDPDEFMGYAMFADKKTYDANSNAPEQHAWYEQLRSHLVSDPEWFDGTLERQRMG; this is encoded by the coding sequence ATGTCTCCTCACATCACCCACTTCAAAATGCGCGCCAAACCCGGCCACCGGCAGGACGTGATCGACCACTTCGACCGCTGGCTCCGCGAGCGCCGGCCCGGCCTCGGAGGATTCGTCCGCACCGTGCTCTGCTCCAACATCAACGACCCCGATGAGTTCATGGGGTACGCCATGTTCGCCGACAAGAAGACCTACGATGCGAACTCCAACGCGCCGGAGCAACACGCCTGGTACGAACAACTGCGTTCCCACCTCGTCAGCGACCCCGAGTGGTTCGACGGCACGCTCGAACGCCAGAGGATGGGCTGA
- a CDS encoding PIG-L family deacetylase, with the protein MPLRMLCVVAHPDDESLGLGGILAKYGAEGVETHVVTATRGERGWFGPSEENPGPQALAQIREQELHDAARVLGVHEVTLLDYHDGELDRADQAVLLRQIVGHIRRIRPDVVVAFDHNGVYGHPDHIAATRATTAATVAAADANFDASSSAPPHSVAKLYYFAWTSGVQEAYERAFGDLVMTIDGVERRAVPWPHWTISTWIDTDAYWQRVWQAIQCHRSQLPGYQKLLDLPDEYHQVLWGTMTFHRVYSLVPVSDPEDDLFAGLRDERPA; encoded by the coding sequence ATGCCGCTGAGGATGCTGTGCGTCGTCGCCCATCCCGATGACGAGTCACTCGGATTGGGCGGCATCCTCGCGAAATACGGCGCTGAAGGTGTCGAGACGCACGTCGTGACGGCGACGCGCGGCGAACGCGGCTGGTTCGGCCCGTCCGAAGAAAACCCCGGCCCCCAGGCGCTCGCGCAGATCCGCGAACAAGAACTGCACGACGCCGCTCGCGTGCTCGGCGTACACGAGGTGACCCTCCTCGACTACCACGACGGCGAACTGGATCGCGCCGATCAGGCCGTGCTCCTGCGCCAGATCGTCGGGCACATTCGCCGCATCCGTCCGGACGTCGTCGTCGCCTTCGACCACAACGGCGTCTACGGCCACCCCGACCACATCGCCGCGACGCGCGCAACGACGGCCGCCACCGTCGCCGCCGCCGATGCCAACTTCGATGCATCGTCGTCGGCGCCGCCGCACAGCGTCGCCAAGCTCTACTACTTCGCGTGGACGAGCGGCGTCCAGGAGGCGTACGAGCGCGCCTTCGGCGATCTCGTCATGACTATCGACGGCGTCGAGCGCCGCGCCGTCCCCTGGCCGCACTGGACGATCTCGACCTGGATCGACACCGACGCCTACTGGCAACGCGTGTGGCAGGCGATCCAGTGCCACCGCTCCCAATTGCCCGGCTATCAGAAGCTGCTCGACCTCCCCGACGAATACCACCAGGTGCTATGGGGCACCATGACGTTCCACCGCGTCTACAGCCTCGTGCCTGTCAGCGACCCAGAAGACGATCTGTTCGCCGGCCTTCGCGACGAGCGCCCGGCATGA